In one Vibrio sp. CB1-14 genomic region, the following are encoded:
- a CDS encoding family 20 glycosylhydrolase — MNKKLVSLLIAGTLTSTAWAMAPNTDLNLMPYPQTVELRQGAVVIDKDFSIFIKGFNSERVEATAKRFVNRIERQTGLPTLNWQAESASEATLVIDIDQAPKSAVQDINADESYTLDVQNGQIVLKANRPYGAIRGIETILQLVKTDAIGYSVPAIYVEDEPRFRWRGVSYDTSRHFIEMEVILRQLDAMASAKMNVFHWHIWDDQGIRIQLDNYTKLWEKTTDGDYYTKDQIRYVVDYARELGIRVVPEISLPGHASAVAHAYPELMSGLGEQSYPQQREWGVFEPLMDPTNPELYTMLSSVFDEVVELFPDDYFHIGGDEPNYKQWQNNPEIQAFIKENNLDGERGLQSYLNAKVEKMLEERGKKMSGWDEIWHKDLPKSIVIQSWRGHDSIGRAAQEGYQGLLSTGYYLDQPQPTSYHYRNDPMPHGITVDDQLHEGERFVSYQWEKPRTKGGPRKGLLTIIQAKDGSVRAFTDYNGKSRTEVEILEYTPGESFKGHFDNFMSYTEFNLKLAGDKLAEGSYQLIGNVRWPTTGEIVASSAKPGSVIPEPTGGYPAELTEQEQSLILGGEITVWAENINTQTMENRIWPRSYAIAERFWSSEELTDEASMYKRMRAIDNWSEISLGMRHHADSRVMMQRLANGADITPLLALARYTEPAQYYARNWEKWIQTENHGDLYNQHERLNRFADALPVESYAVYEMNDLVEQFEKGDKQALTALEQHYQTVLNAAAAAEPVFAANVASVDTVALTKATKQVAEIGLTLVSKAKSGDSVSKADAQAYQAMINESAIIIDETIVAIVKPTEMLLKTFTK; from the coding sequence ATGAACAAAAAACTCGTCTCTCTATTAATTGCAGGCACACTAACATCAACGGCATGGGCTATGGCACCGAATACAGATCTGAATCTAATGCCTTATCCACAAACTGTGGAGCTAAGACAGGGCGCTGTCGTCATCGACAAAGACTTTAGTATTTTCATCAAAGGTTTTAACTCTGAGCGCGTGGAAGCGACCGCAAAACGTTTTGTTAATCGTATTGAGCGTCAAACGGGTCTTCCGACACTGAACTGGCAAGCGGAAAGCGCTAGTGAAGCAACCTTAGTGATTGATATCGACCAAGCGCCAAAATCGGCAGTGCAAGATATCAATGCTGATGAGTCCTATACGCTGGATGTTCAGAATGGTCAGATCGTGCTTAAAGCCAACCGCCCTTATGGTGCGATTCGTGGTATCGAGACTATCCTTCAGCTAGTAAAAACAGACGCCATCGGATACTCAGTACCGGCTATCTATGTAGAAGACGAACCACGTTTTCGCTGGCGTGGGGTCTCTTATGACACATCACGTCACTTTATTGAGATGGAAGTGATTTTGCGTCAGTTGGATGCTATGGCGTCTGCGAAGATGAACGTGTTCCACTGGCATATTTGGGACGACCAAGGCATTCGCATTCAGCTTGATAACTACACTAAGCTGTGGGAGAAAACCACAGATGGTGACTACTACACCAAAGATCAGATTCGCTATGTTGTTGATTATGCTCGTGAGTTGGGTATCCGTGTAGTGCCGGAAATCTCGCTACCTGGTCACGCATCAGCGGTTGCACATGCTTATCCAGAGCTGATGTCTGGTTTAGGCGAACAAAGCTATCCACAGCAGCGCGAATGGGGTGTATTTGAACCGCTTATGGATCCGACGAATCCAGAGCTCTATACCATGCTGAGCAGCGTGTTTGATGAAGTGGTTGAGTTATTCCCTGATGACTACTTCCACATTGGTGGTGATGAGCCGAACTACAAACAGTGGCAAAATAATCCAGAAATTCAGGCGTTTATTAAGGAAAACAACTTAGATGGCGAGCGCGGCCTTCAGTCCTACTTGAATGCGAAAGTAGAGAAAATGCTCGAAGAGCGTGGCAAGAAGATGTCTGGTTGGGATGAGATATGGCACAAAGACCTGCCTAAATCTATCGTTATTCAAAGCTGGCGCGGCCACGATAGTATTGGCCGAGCAGCGCAAGAGGGATATCAGGGACTGCTTTCGACAGGTTACTACCTAGACCAACCTCAACCGACTAGCTACCACTACCGCAATGACCCTATGCCTCACGGTATTACTGTTGACGATCAACTGCATGAAGGCGAGCGATTTGTCAGTTACCAGTGGGAGAAGCCACGTACCAAAGGTGGCCCTCGCAAAGGCTTGCTAACGATCATCCAAGCTAAAGACGGCAGCGTTCGAGCCTTCACTGATTACAACGGCAAATCTCGTACTGAAGTTGAAATCCTTGAGTACACCCCAGGTGAAAGCTTCAAGGGTCACTTTGATAACTTCATGTCTTACACCGAGTTCAACTTGAAGCTTGCTGGCGACAAGTTGGCAGAAGGCAGTTATCAGCTTATTGGTAACGTGCGTTGGCCGACCACGGGTGAAATTGTTGCCTCTTCAGCTAAGCCGGGCTCGGTGATCCCTGAACCAACTGGTGGTTATCCTGCGGAACTTACAGAACAGGAGCAGTCGCTGATTCTCGGTGGTGAAATTACTGTTTGGGCGGAAAACATCAATACTCAAACCATGGAAAATCGCATTTGGCCACGCAGCTATGCAATTGCTGAGCGTTTCTGGTCTTCTGAAGAGCTAACCGATGAAGCAAGCATGTATAAACGTATGCGTGCTATCGATAATTGGTCTGAGATTTCTTTAGGGATGCGCCATCATGCGGACTCTAGAGTGATGATGCAACGCTTAGCAAATGGCGCAGATATCACGCCGCTACTAGCTTTAGCGCGATATACTGAGCCTGCGCAGTACTATGCTCGTAACTGGGAAAAATGGATTCAAACGGAAAACCATGGCGACCTTTACAATCAGCATGAGCGTTTGAATCGTTTTGCTGATGCCCTTCCGGTTGAGAGCTACGCCGTTTATGAAATGAATGATTTGGTGGAGCAGTTCGAGAAAGGGGATAAGCAAGCATTAACAGCGTTAGAACAGCACTACCAAACTGTTTTGAACGCTGCAGCGGCTGCAGAGCCTGTATTTGCCGCCAACGTGGCGTCTGTCGATACAGTGGCACTGACCAAAGCTACCAAGCAGGTTGCTGAAATAGGCTTAACCTTGGTATCAAAGGCGAAATCTGGTGATAGCGTGAGCAAAGCGGATGCACAGGCGTATCAAGCAATGATTAACGAGTCTGCGATTATCATTGATGAAACGATCGTCGCTATCGTTAAGCCGACAGAAATGCTACTGAAAACGTTCACTAAGTAA
- a CDS encoding PAS domain-containing hybrid sensor histidine kinase/response regulator produces the protein MTRRILTKKRVETLYQMAIVLSALWLVISVSYSRVSDTYQQAYLALSHQITQSLEDIYTFDYNNEQSYDNFSNELVTIELEAGNLYDNLLQNQQSYLSLISPIPEQGVQFGRHIKNQVLGFTQRLERLLSAKVSFEYSTSTLEELQRGLLSASTSDTDKLKLYQYFDNQIARQALTSDAQTNSTILAIDSYIRLNSRVKNEIDQEKQALLGSEIHTLLNDVNTYWMTRTSNLQGHVVFSGVMLFVFLGGYIYWRQWIQQYREAKLNRELFTKEKERSHLALVVEHASDAIIITDKHGFVTWANTAFERLSGYQVKEVIGLKPGSFLQGKETSQQEVANIAAHLRKGEPVQSELINYHKDGAPYWIDIAITPIRNYQQEVEQFIAVERDSSVRKNLERDLRLAVDNADASNKAKSTFLATMSHELRTPLNGILGMAQILESSVTETQHKEQLNILLESGNHLLSLLNDILDISKIEEGKLELEAIDFAISDLCSPIVTTYSSICAEKGVEFVLDNQLESGKSYRGDKSRIRQVIFNLLGNAVKFTRDGKVTLTLSSTKTENGKDETLTISVKDTGVGIPSKRLSTIFDPFTQAEASTTRKFGGTGLGLAIVKKLANIMNGDASVTSEPGVGSEFVVTMQISPAEAVKKQQKAHVSLDDQALAQSLNILLVEDNKVNALVAKTFCIKQGHKVEVAVNGQEAVEKVKQGHYDLIIMDNHMPVMDGIEATRIIREELHSKTVIFGCTADVFKEAHDNFIAAGANHILTKPLQKESFIDALQQYRHLLVMPPKHESNNKVVELIRHDLSQMSISNTTEAELKVSPNNGKSLLSEDRTKQFKQTSEDALTTLITSYSSKDKATLSSTMKLLDTECSAVGLSRVTEKMRSLQTTLDSEIWPALEEMQSLVNLLEVNIHEAVRILDKYRDTRNQSVLKSSKLSR, from the coding sequence ATGACTCGGCGGATACTTACCAAAAAGCGTGTTGAAACACTTTATCAAATGGCTATCGTGCTATCAGCGCTATGGCTAGTAATCAGTGTCTCTTACAGCCGAGTTAGTGATACCTATCAGCAAGCTTACCTTGCTCTATCTCATCAAATCACTCAGTCCCTTGAGGACATCTACACCTTTGACTACAACAATGAACAGTCCTATGACAATTTCTCTAATGAGTTAGTCACCATAGAACTCGAAGCTGGGAACCTCTATGACAACCTGCTGCAGAACCAACAAAGCTACCTCTCTCTTATCAGCCCGATACCCGAGCAAGGCGTACAGTTTGGACGTCATATCAAAAACCAAGTACTCGGTTTCACCCAAAGATTGGAACGCTTGCTCAGCGCTAAAGTATCCTTTGAATACTCCACCAGTACCCTAGAGGAGCTTCAGCGAGGACTGCTATCAGCATCAACTTCCGATACCGACAAACTCAAACTCTATCAATACTTCGACAATCAAATAGCACGTCAAGCGCTGACTAGTGATGCTCAAACCAACAGCACTATCCTCGCAATCGACAGCTACATTCGGCTTAACAGCCGAGTTAAAAATGAAATAGACCAAGAGAAGCAAGCACTTCTTGGCAGTGAAATTCACACCTTACTCAATGACGTCAACACCTATTGGATGACGAGAACATCCAACCTTCAAGGACACGTCGTTTTTTCCGGCGTCATGCTGTTTGTGTTTCTTGGTGGATATATCTACTGGCGTCAATGGATACAGCAATATCGCGAAGCCAAACTCAATCGTGAGCTTTTCACTAAAGAAAAAGAACGTTCTCATTTAGCCTTAGTGGTCGAGCATGCAAGCGATGCCATTATCATCACAGATAAACACGGCTTTGTTACTTGGGCAAATACGGCATTCGAGCGACTCTCAGGCTACCAAGTGAAAGAAGTCATCGGACTTAAGCCAGGTAGTTTTTTACAAGGGAAAGAAACGTCACAACAGGAAGTTGCGAACATTGCAGCACATCTGAGAAAAGGTGAGCCTGTTCAGTCTGAGCTGATTAACTATCACAAAGATGGAGCACCATATTGGATAGACATCGCGATAACGCCCATCAGGAACTATCAACAAGAAGTCGAGCAGTTCATTGCCGTAGAGCGCGACAGCAGTGTTCGAAAAAACCTAGAGCGAGATTTAAGACTTGCGGTTGATAATGCAGATGCTTCTAACAAAGCAAAGTCCACTTTCCTTGCCACCATGAGCCATGAGCTACGCACGCCGCTCAACGGCATTCTTGGAATGGCACAGATTCTCGAGTCTTCAGTCACCGAAACTCAGCATAAAGAGCAGCTCAACATTTTGCTTGAGTCTGGCAATCACTTACTTTCGTTGCTTAACGATATTCTCGATATCTCAAAAATTGAAGAAGGCAAACTTGAACTTGAGGCCATTGATTTTGCTATCAGCGATCTCTGTTCGCCCATCGTCACGACCTACTCTTCTATCTGTGCAGAAAAAGGCGTCGAGTTTGTTCTCGACAACCAGCTCGAAAGCGGTAAATCCTATCGGGGGGATAAATCCCGCATTCGCCAAGTTATTTTCAATCTACTCGGCAATGCTGTGAAATTTACCCGTGATGGCAAAGTTACCCTCACGCTCAGCAGCACCAAAACAGAAAACGGTAAGGACGAAACCCTAACTATCTCTGTAAAAGATACTGGCGTCGGCATTCCTTCAAAAAGGCTAAGCACTATCTTCGATCCCTTTACTCAAGCCGAAGCTTCGACAACGCGTAAATTTGGCGGCACAGGGCTTGGACTGGCCATCGTTAAAAAACTGGCCAACATCATGAATGGTGACGCAAGCGTAACAAGCGAACCCGGCGTTGGAAGCGAGTTTGTTGTTACCATGCAGATTAGTCCGGCAGAAGCTGTCAAAAAACAACAGAAAGCGCATGTTTCGCTTGATGATCAAGCCCTCGCTCAGTCACTCAATATCTTGCTTGTAGAAGACAACAAGGTAAATGCGCTCGTTGCAAAAACCTTCTGTATTAAGCAGGGACACAAAGTAGAAGTTGCGGTGAACGGTCAAGAGGCAGTAGAAAAAGTAAAACAAGGTCACTACGATTTAATCATTATGGATAACCACATGCCTGTTATGGATGGTATCGAAGCGACGCGAATAATACGCGAAGAACTGCATTCAAAAACGGTCATCTTCGGTTGTACCGCCGATGTCTTTAAAGAAGCTCATGACAATTTCATCGCCGCTGGCGCTAATCACATCCTGACCAAACCACTTCAAAAAGAAAGCTTTATTGACGCATTACAACAGTATCGCCATCTGCTAGTAATGCCACCCAAACACGAATCCAATAACAAGGTCGTCGAGTTGATCCGACACGACTTGTCTCAGATGTCGATATCAAACACGACCGAAGCAGAGCTTAAAGTGAGTCCTAACAACGGAAAGTCACTGCTGTCTGAAGATAGAACAAAACAGTTTAAACAAACCAGTGAAGATGCGCTCACCACACTAATCACTAGCTACTCAAGCAAAGACAAAGCAACGCTTTCAAGTACTATGAAACTATTAGATACCGAATGCAGTGCAGTTGGTCTATCTCGCGTAACAGAAAAAATGCGATCACTTCAAACCACACTCGATAGCGAAATTTGGCCTGCGCTAGAGGAGATGCAGTCACTAGTAAATCTACTTGAGGTCAATATCCATGAAGCAGTTCGAATTCTGGATAAATATCGCGATACGCGAAATCAGTCAGTGTTAAAGTCGTCTAAACTCTCTCGGTAA
- a CDS encoding efflux RND transporter periplasmic adaptor subunit, which translates to MKTHLRALTLAAAIGVALTGCSPEPEQTVEAPVVRPVKTVVIGLENQSMIREFPARVLASDRADMAFRVSGKVNSIPVKEGDNVKKGTVLATLDDTSFKLAVRDTRATLQRTQADFKRAQELIKDNFISQKDFEQLRANLTRAKAAYDKANTELGYTKLLAPFDGFVAQRDIQNFENVEAKQVVFTFQNLNTLELKFNVPEKLVRQIRDEQAEEPVEIPVFAYFDTAREKPYPVTVTEVSSKADSDTQTFEVTVSMEAPTDQNILPGMTGYVTADFSKLQETSGSIQVPATAVVSDNAHNATVWVVTGDNTVEPKSVEVSNMSGDRITILSGLEMGERIVTVGVPFLIEGMEVSLMPEIDQAQ; encoded by the coding sequence ATGAAAACTCATTTACGTGCTCTTACTCTGGCAGCAGCAATTGGTGTTGCGTTGACAGGATGTAGTCCAGAGCCAGAACAGACAGTGGAAGCGCCGGTAGTAAGGCCTGTGAAGACGGTTGTTATTGGGCTAGAAAACCAAAGCATGATTCGCGAATTCCCTGCAAGAGTTCTTGCATCGGATCGTGCAGATATGGCGTTCCGCGTTTCTGGCAAAGTAAACAGTATTCCTGTTAAAGAAGGCGACAACGTTAAGAAAGGAACGGTACTAGCAACGCTCGATGATACGAGCTTTAAACTGGCGGTTCGTGATACTCGCGCAACGTTGCAACGTACTCAAGCTGATTTCAAACGTGCTCAAGAACTGATTAAAGATAATTTTATCTCTCAGAAAGATTTCGAGCAGCTACGTGCAAATTTAACACGAGCTAAAGCGGCATATGATAAAGCGAATACAGAGCTAGGCTACACCAAACTTCTTGCCCCTTTTGATGGCTTTGTCGCACAGCGTGATATTCAAAACTTTGAGAACGTTGAAGCTAAACAGGTTGTGTTTACTTTCCAAAACCTCAACACGCTTGAACTTAAATTCAACGTACCTGAGAAACTGGTTCGTCAGATCCGTGATGAACAAGCAGAAGAACCGGTAGAAATTCCTGTTTTCGCTTACTTTGATACCGCGCGTGAAAAGCCGTATCCAGTAACGGTGACAGAAGTATCTTCTAAAGCAGATTCGGATACTCAAACGTTCGAAGTGACGGTGTCGATGGAAGCACCAACCGATCAAAACATCCTTCCTGGGATGACGGGTTATGTGACGGCAGACTTCTCTAAGCTGCAAGAAACGTCTGGTTCTATTCAAGTTCCTGCGACGGCTGTTGTGAGCGACAACGCACACAATGCGACAGTTTGGGTTGTTACAGGTGACAATACGGTAGAGCCTAAATCTGTTGAAGTTTCAAATATGTCAGGCGATCGCATTACCATTCTTTCAGGTCTTGAAATGGGTGAGCGCATTGTGACTGTTGGTGTTCCATTCCTGATTGAAGGTATGGAAGTGAGCCTGATGCCAGAGATCGATCAAGCGCAATAA
- a CDS encoding HAD family hydrolase — MIKAVVFDLDNTLVTSNINFQQLKLELACPADKDLLTHVDETFCDNERQQRIETILKHELDDAEASDLMAGARSLTDWLSNEGLRFGIITRNCREAATKKLSAHALTIEELITREDFPAKPDPSALLHLVDKWQLEQHNVLYVGDHQYDILTAQNAGCLSCFISNSSHEPDTFGADLHYSSLDGLLAYLQKNYLRKSYLHKSHL; from the coding sequence ATGATTAAAGCGGTAGTATTTGATTTAGACAACACACTGGTGACATCAAACATCAACTTTCAGCAGCTAAAACTAGAACTTGCTTGCCCTGCTGATAAGGATTTATTGACCCATGTCGATGAAACCTTTTGTGATAACGAACGGCAGCAACGTATTGAGACCATACTCAAGCATGAACTCGACGATGCCGAAGCCAGTGATTTAATGGCAGGTGCACGTTCGCTGACAGATTGGTTATCAAACGAAGGCTTAAGATTTGGCATCATCACCAGAAATTGTCGTGAGGCCGCGACAAAGAAGTTAAGCGCTCATGCACTAACAATAGAAGAGCTTATCACTAGAGAAGACTTCCCCGCCAAACCTGATCCCAGTGCTCTGCTACACCTTGTGGACAAATGGCAGCTAGAGCAACACAACGTTCTTTATGTGGGCGACCATCAATACGACATTCTCACAGCGCAAAACGCTGGCTGTTTAAGCTGCTTTATTTCCAACTCAAGCCACGAGCCAGACACCTTCGGTGCAGATCTGCATTATTCATCACTGGATGGGCTTCTTGCCTATTTGCAAAAAAACTATTTACGAAAAAGCTATTTGCACAAAAGCCATTTGTAG
- a CDS encoding sensor domain-containing diguanylate cyclase, protein MQPAPIPIDDDYRLKVVRQLNIDSVPEERFDRVTRLAKRMFDVDIALLTIVDRDTQWFKSNVGLAANQTGRGESFCGHAILGDEPFIIHDASIDERFRDNPLVTGDPNIRFYAGVPIKIEGGVKVGTLCVIDSKPRLFTDQQVHDLIDLAKLAESELVANLNSTLDELTQISNRRGYRLLADKVIQKCRFSTEPYTVALFDLNNFKAINDTFGHSVGDEALRQFAKLLKASFRDSDVIARVGGDEFVVLMSGTTGNDSKFPMTRFNDNVASFNRNHQAVYALSYCVGIVCCTPLDNVDHDELLDLADKALYLNKASQGQG, encoded by the coding sequence ATGCAGCCAGCTCCTATACCCATCGATGATGATTACCGTTTGAAAGTTGTTAGGCAGCTTAATATCGACAGTGTGCCAGAGGAGCGTTTTGATCGGGTTACGCGATTAGCAAAACGGATGTTTGATGTAGATATTGCTTTGTTAACCATCGTTGACAGAGACACACAGTGGTTCAAATCCAATGTAGGACTCGCTGCGAATCAAACGGGTCGTGGAGAATCATTTTGTGGCCATGCTATTTTAGGTGACGAGCCATTCATTATTCACGATGCGTCTATTGATGAACGTTTTCGCGATAATCCATTGGTGACGGGTGACCCCAACATCCGTTTTTATGCTGGCGTGCCTATCAAAATAGAGGGCGGTGTCAAGGTCGGTACCTTGTGTGTTATAGACAGTAAACCGAGACTGTTTACCGATCAGCAAGTTCATGACCTGATAGATCTCGCGAAGTTAGCCGAATCTGAGCTGGTGGCGAACTTAAACTCTACCCTTGATGAGTTAACTCAAATCTCCAATCGACGTGGTTATCGATTGCTTGCCGACAAAGTGATTCAAAAATGTCGCTTTTCTACGGAGCCATACACAGTAGCCCTGTTTGATCTCAATAACTTCAAAGCCATCAACGATACATTCGGGCATTCTGTTGGCGACGAGGCACTACGCCAATTTGCCAAATTGTTAAAAGCGAGTTTTAGAGACTCTGACGTGATAGCCAGAGTAGGGGGAGATGAGTTTGTTGTCTTGATGTCCGGAACCACAGGAAACGACTCCAAGTTCCCAATGACACGGTTTAATGACAATGTCGCGTCGTTCAATCGCAATCATCAAGCAGTTTACGCCTTGAGTTATTGCGTTGGCATTGTTTGTTGCACTCCGCTCGATAATGTTGATCACGATGAGCTGCTCGACCTGGCTGACAAAGCGCTTTACTTAAATAAAGCCTCTCAAGGGCAAGGTTAA
- a CDS encoding glycine zipper domain-containing protein yields MTLSQNSVKSLFAAATLALLAGCASPAFDKDNENAARNRGAAGGALLGATMGVLTGEPELAVKGAVAGGVAGGVAGSMKDLDDSRETGRTETLADGIKQDNRSDAEKRADELEAEIRIRELEQKLAEMEKAQQVESSQEG; encoded by the coding sequence ATGACACTATCTCAAAACTCTGTTAAATCACTTTTTGCTGCTGCAACCCTAGCTCTTCTTGCTGGTTGCGCTTCACCTGCTTTCGATAAGGACAATGAGAACGCAGCACGTAATAGAGGCGCAGCGGGAGGTGCTTTACTTGGTGCCACAATGGGCGTACTGACAGGCGAACCTGAGCTGGCTGTAAAAGGCGCGGTTGCTGGTGGTGTTGCTGGTGGCGTTGCTGGCTCTATGAAAGACTTGGATGATTCCCGTGAAACAGGGCGTACAGAAACGCTAGCTGATGGGATAAAGCAAGACAATCGCAGTGATGCGGAGAAGCGCGCTGACGAGCTAGAGGCTGAAATTCGTATCCGCGAGTTAGAGCAAAAGTTGGCTGAAATGGAGAAGGCTCAACAGGTGGAGTCTAGCCAAGAAGGCTAA
- a CDS encoding cytochrome-c peroxidase encodes MNIVVIRWLAALGALITLTTYLFFSFSAPEKPANSTRSETTINLKDISAQLIQPIPEPTLSSRELNIAKLGMQIFLDPNLSSNNRVSCESCHHIFDNGAENRQVSLGVQGLGARNSPTVFNVSHNSRFFWDGRASSLETQMDGPVHNPLEMNTNWQKITRYVASVPTYKQQFNAQLNGTINESTIKESLISFMTALDTPDSPFDLFLKGNETAISQAAINGWQQFKILGCIACHQGTNIGGNLFQKFGNLNATDKKESDLGRYNVTGLESDMGVFRVPSLRNVANTAPYFHDGRAETLEAAIVTMAYVQLGRELEPATILELKAFLNALSAPPPPVLKELIP; translated from the coding sequence ATGAACATTGTAGTTATAAGGTGGTTAGCCGCTCTAGGTGCTCTTATCACATTGACAACATACCTATTTTTTAGTTTTTCGGCACCAGAAAAGCCGGCAAATAGCACCCGTTCAGAAACCACTATCAATCTCAAAGATATAAGCGCTCAACTCATTCAGCCGATACCAGAACCAACACTGAGTAGCCGCGAACTGAACATTGCGAAACTGGGGATGCAGATCTTTTTAGACCCTAACTTATCCTCAAATAATCGCGTTAGTTGTGAGTCTTGCCATCATATATTCGATAATGGCGCAGAAAATAGACAGGTCTCTTTAGGGGTACAAGGCCTTGGCGCTAGGAACTCTCCTACAGTCTTCAACGTTTCCCACAATTCGCGTTTTTTTTGGGACGGGAGAGCTTCTAGCCTGGAAACACAAATGGATGGTCCGGTTCACAATCCGTTAGAAATGAACACCAACTGGCAAAAAATCACACGCTATGTCGCCTCTGTTCCAACCTATAAACAGCAATTCAATGCCCAATTGAACGGCACCATTAATGAATCCACCATCAAAGAGTCCTTGATAAGTTTCATGACGGCGTTAGATACACCAGACTCACCCTTTGATTTGTTTTTGAAAGGCAATGAAACGGCTATCTCCCAAGCGGCCATAAATGGCTGGCAGCAATTTAAAATACTAGGCTGCATAGCTTGTCATCAGGGAACAAATATTGGGGGCAACCTATTTCAGAAGTTTGGTAACTTGAACGCTACCGATAAGAAAGAGTCAGACCTTGGTCGTTACAACGTCACAGGATTAGAGTCTGATATGGGAGTTTTCCGCGTTCCCAGTCTACGAAACGTGGCGAATACCGCCCCCTACTTTCACGATGGACGTGCAGAGACCTTGGAAGCTGCCATTGTTACTATGGCCTACGTTCAGCTAGGCCGAGAGCTTGAGCCTGCCACTATCTTAGAGCTAAAAGCGTTTCTCAATGCCCTCTCTGCACCACCACCTCCCGTACTCAAGGAGCTAATACCATGA